From Phyllopteryx taeniolatus isolate TA_2022b chromosome 18, UOR_Ptae_1.2, whole genome shotgun sequence, the proteins below share one genomic window:
- the LOC133468122 gene encoding mitogen-activated protein kinase-binding protein 1-like isoform X3: MPGDGLTIKSRIRKLLSSPSAKPGKERRDNLASKVTLEKVLGITALGNSCLACDPKTGLVAYPAGCVVVLLNPRKNRQQHLINTSRKTITALSFSQDGKYLVTGESGHLPAVRLWDVSECRLVSELQKHEYGVSCVAFSPDGKYIVSVGNQHDMMVNVWAWKKDVVIAANKVSSKVTGVSFSEDSSYFVTVGNRHVKFWYLDHCKASKASTPVPLLGRSGLPGELRNNFFCDVACGRGQKADSTFCVTFSGLLCEFNGNRMLDKWVDLQTSMAQSLSLSSERIFCSCADGTVRVFSPLDLRFVCTLPRPHPLGADVASVTQASHLLCSRTDARYPDATAVTYDPVSRWLSCVYADHSVFVWDVADLTRVAKVHSALFHAACVWDLEMVPDVPEEMAASLSPGAFLSCSSDSTIRLWHPDERTGVHSRNILSTDLLKIIYTGASTAALQETENLTKADKPADGQPAESRTGIRTICVSPDGKHLASGDRNGILRVHNLSSMEEILKVEAHDAEILCLEYSKPQTGLQLLATASRDRLIHVLDAASDYGLVQTLDEHSSSITAVRFAANDGKVRLISCGADKSIYFRTAHTSNRGTEFRRSHHTVRKTTLYDMGVDPSCKHVAVGCQDRCIRIFNVSNGKQKKLYKGSLSDDGSLLRVQIDPSGQYVAASCSNKNISIFDFYTGECVATMFGHSEIVTGLRFTNDCKHLISVSGDSCIFVWRLAPELTISMRQKLFHLRQPLKSAAFSAPAPRSLSSDSERDDDDDVTRRHSGDREDDSSNSASADSSHGEDTGGSEEAPEWEPAKLASPTPVVSRRPRRRWSRRKGSLDLKVVSMLDLRQLEPFTPNKPGDARSGTPALAEPAPSPERPDESRFRQPVIRCHWLSSEGVEGSDRVRLGTADDEDDADLQDGDDTAKDSLHRKRQVIGQSQDSCSPDSACSLGYDSRGTSPDGVLDDSADNTSLSLDSSEDEGEEEVTKAEAIRLDEALTGREDFLKRNFETLADACSKAEPSRVPRLSMSSRFLARGHHNRGGPPFSKAQAKEAGGGRTTEVKTPVSPSATQGPKLVTGSAIIPRSQKKTTSGSHLWRFSTPPSRPPPPYRTASLHKSQSAQNLTLASPRSPLPSSDHREWCKRPQYLLLDRDPLKPSSSQVSSPSPGSPQSPRSYMNPTASSMAKSSRSSSVGDGIHPGLDLSPFPKARRSWGDLDVAETSWHTLVAVPPTPSRIPQPKQPLSPRRSVCSEVKGNAFCPGSPIKASSPTVGPACDVTPDTGAAEKNKVTTYESNQAVGPPPEELPLVAEHPLTHPGVPPPTNLSFTSNPFPFLLPPTPPLPFRRHSASRWPPLACVSPSVSPVASWQCRVVDTVTLDACRQAASELRCSLRRTATLYTELLHCPPECGEESRQEMVMVLSEALASAKAELDPLSNGALWGSEAKGQGDKALALLEQYAELLLKSVERKLDGKM; this comes from the exons AGCGGCCACCTTCCCGCCGTGCGACTGTGGGACGTGTCGGAGTGCCGGCTGGTGTCTGAGCTCCAAAAGCACGAGTACGGCGTCTCCTGCGTGGCCTTTTCGCCCGACGGCAAGTACATCGTCAGCGTGGGCAACCAGCACGACATGATGGTCAACGTCTGGGCCTGGAAA AAGGATGTGGTCATAGCCGCCAACAAGGTGTCCAGCAAGGTAACGGGAGTGTCTTTCTCTGAGGACAGCTCCTACTTTGTTACGGTGGGCAACAGACATGTCAAGTTCTGGTATCTGGACCACTGCAAGGCCAGTAAG GCCAGCACCCCGGTGCCTCTGCTGGGCCGTTCGGGTCTACCGGGCGAGCTGAGGAACAACTTCTTCTGCGACGTGGCCTGTGGGCGAGGCCAAAAGGCCGACTCCACCTTCTGCGTCACGTTCTCCGGCCTGCTGTGCGAGTTCAACGGCAACAGGATGCTGGACAAGTGGGTGGAcctgcag ACCAGCATGGCCCAGTCTCTGTCTCTGTCCTCGGAGCGCATCTTCTGCAGTTGTGCCGACGGAACGGTGCGAGTCTTCAGCCCGCTCGACCTGCGTTTCGTCTGCACGCTGCCTCGGCCGCACCCGCTCGGAGCAGACGTCGCGTCCGTCACCCAAGCCAG TCATTTACTTTGCAGCAGGACGGACGCCCGCTACCCGGACGCCACGGCCGTGACCTATGACCCCGTCAGCCGGTGGCTGAGCTGCGTGTACGCCGACCACAGCGTGTTCGTGTGGGACGTCGCCGACCTCACCCGGGTGGCCAAGGTCCACTCGGCCCTCTTCCACGCAGCCTGTGTCTGGGACCTCGAA ATGGTTCCGGATGTTCCTGAGGAGATGGCGGCGAGTCTGTCGCCCGGCGCCTTCCTCAGCTGCTCGTCCGACAGCACCATCAGACTTTGGCACCCGGACGAACGCACCGGCGTTCATTCTCGGAACATCCTCAGCACC GACCTCCTCAAGATCATCTACACGGGCGCGAGCACGGCCGCCTTGCAGGAAACGGAGAATCTGACCAAAGCGGATAAACCTGCGGACGGACAGCCGGCGGAAAGCAGGACCGGCATCCGCACCATCTGCGTCAGCCCGGACGGGAAACACTTAGCGTCTGGAGACCGAAACGGAATCCTCAG AGTTCACAACCTCAGCAGCATGGAAGAGATTCTGAAAGTGGAAGCTCACGATGCGGAAATCCTCTGCCTGGAGTACAGCAAGCCACAAACAG GTCTGCAGCTTCTGGCCACGGCGAGCAGAGATCGTCTGATTCACGTGCTGGACGCCGCGTCCGACTACGGCCTGGTGCAAACGCTGGACGAGCACTCGTCGTCCATCACGGCCGTACGCTTCGCCG CCAATGACGGCAAAGTGAGGTTGATCAGTTGTGGGGCGGATAAAAGCATCTATTTCCGCACCGCGCACACG AGCAACAGAGGAACAGAGTTCCGGCGTTCTCACCACACGGTGAGGAAGACCACGCTTTACGACATGGGCGTGGACCCCAGCTGCAAGCACGTGGCGGTGGGCTGCCAGGACCGCTGCATCAG GATTTTCAACGTCAGCAATGGCAAACAGAAGAAACTGTACAAGGGATCGCTCAGCGACGACGGCAGCCTGCTCAGG GTTCAGATCGATCCGTCTGGTCAGTACGTGGCTGCCAGCTGCTCCAACAAAAACATCAGCATCTTTGATTTCTACACCGGAGAGTGTGTTGCCACCATGTTTGGACATTCGG AGATCGTGACCGGTCTGAGGTTCACCAACGACTGCAAGCATTTGATCAGCGTGTCAGGCGACAG TTGCATCTTTGTGTGGCGTCTGGCTCCAGAGCTGACCATCAGCATGCGACAGAAGCTCTTTCATCTCCGACAGCCTCTCAAGAGCGCCGCCTTcag CGCTCCCGCCCCGAGGAGCCTCTCCTCAGACAGCGAGcgcgacgatgacgacgacgtgACCCGCCGACACTCCGGCGACCGCGAAGACGACTCCAGCAACAGCGCGTCCGCTGACAGCAGTCACGGCGAAGACACGGGCGGCTCAGAAGAAGCGCCTGAATGGGAACCAGCAAAA ctcgcCTCGCCCACGCCCGTCGTCAgtcgtcgtcctcgtcgtcgCTGGTCTCGTCGTAAAGGCTCTCTGGACCTGAAGGTGGTGTCCATGTTGGACCTGAGGCAGCTGGAGCCCTTCACGCCCAACAAACCTGGCGACGCTCGCAGCGGCACGCCCGCCCTCGCCGAGCCCGCGCCGAGCCCGGAACGTCCCGACGAGAGCCGCTTCCGTCAGCCCGTCATCCGCTGCCATTGGCTGTCGTCTGAAGGCGTGGAGGGTTCTGATAGGGTGAGGCTGGGGACGGCGGACGACGAAGATGACGCCGATCTACAAGACGG CGATGACACAGCAAAGGATTCACTTCACAGGAAGCGTCAGGTCATCGGCCAGAGCCAAGACAGCTGCAGCCCGGACAGCGCCTGCTCGCTAGGCTACGACAGCCGAGGAACCAGTCCCGATGGCGTCCTGGACG ACTCCGCAGACAACACGTCGCTTAGCCTGGACAGCTCGGAGGACGAAGGCGAAGAAGAGGTAACGAAAGCGGAGGCGATCCGTCTGGACGAGGCTCTGACCGGACGAGAAGATTTCCTCAAGCGGAACTTTGAGACGCTGGCGGACGCCTGCAGCAAAG CGGAGCCGAGCAGGGTCCCGAGGCTCAGCATGTCCTCGCGCTTCCTGGCCAGAGGACATCACAACAG GGGAGGTCCTCCGTTTTCCAAAGCGCAGGCAAAGGAAGCAGGAGGCGGCCGAACCACGGAAGTCAAAACCCCCGTGTCCCCGAGCGCCACCCAGGGGCCAAA GCTCGTCACAGGCTCTGCAATTATCCCCCGATCCCAAAAGAAGACCACGTCAGGGTCCCACCTTTGGAGGTTCTCCACGCCGCCCTCCAGACCGCCGCCGCCCTACAGAACCGCCAGTCTGCACAAGTCCCAGTCCGCCCAGAACCTCACGTTAGCCT CTCCACGTTCTCCGTTGCCCTCTAGTGATCATAGGGAGTGGTGCAAGAGGCCCCAGTATCTCCTCCTGGACCGAGACCCTCTCAAGCCCTCGTCCTCCCAAGTGTCCTCGCCCTCGCCGGGCTCGCCTCAGTCTCCTCGCTCCTACATGAACCCCACGGCCAGCTCCATGGCCAAAAGCAGCCGTTCGTCCTCCGTGGGCGATGGCATCCACCCCGGCCTCGACCTGTCGCCCTTCCCCAAGGCCCGGAGGTCCTGGGGGGATCTGGACGTAGCGGAGACGTCTTGGCACACCCTCGTCGCCGTCCCGCCGACGCCCTCTCGCATACCTCAGCCCAAGCAGCCTCTCAGCCCTCGACGCAGCGTCTGCTCGGAGGTGAAAGGCAACGCCTTTTGTCCAGGAAGTCCAATTAAAGCTTCTTCTCCCACCGTGGGTCCGGCGTGTGATGTCACACCCGACACAG GTGCAGCAGAGAAGAACAAAGTGACCACATATGAAAG TAACCAAGCTGTAGGGCCACCGCCCGAAGAGCTCCCCCTGGTGGCGGAACATCCCCTCACCCATCCAGGTGTTCCTCCTCCTACCAACCTGTCGTTTACTAGCAatccttttccttttcttctacCACctactcctcctcttccttttcGTCGTCACTCCGCCTCGCGCTGGCCGCCGCTGGCTTGCGTGTCGCCGTCCGTGTCACCCGTGGCCTCCTGGCAGTGCCGCGTCG TTGATACCGTCACATTGGACGCGTGCAGGCAGGCTGCGAGTGAGCTCCGTTGCAGTCTGAGGCGAACCGCCACGCTGTACACAGAG CTGCTCCACTGCCCTCCGGAGTGCGGCGAAGAAAGTCGTCAGGAGATGGTGATGGTGTTGTCCGAGGCGTTGGCGTCGGCCAAGGCGGAGCTTGACCCGCTGTCCAATGGCGCCCTCTGGGGCTCGGAGGCCAAAGGTCAGGGCGACAAAGCCCTGGCGCTGTTGGAGCAGTACGCAGAGCTTCTGCTCAAGTCCGTGGAGAGGAAGCTGGACGGCAAGATGTGA
- the LOC133468122 gene encoding mitogen-activated protein kinase-binding protein 1-like isoform X4, whose amino-acid sequence MPGDGLTIKSRIRKLLSSPSAKPGKERRDNLASKVTLEKVLGITALGNSCLACDPKTGLVAYPAGCVVVLLNPRKNRQQHLINTSRKTITALSFSQDGKYLVTGESGHLPAVRLWDVSECRLVSELQKHEYGVSCVAFSPDGKYIVSVGNQHDMMVNVWAWKKDVVIAANKVSSKVTGVSFSEDSSYFVTVGNRHVKFWYLDHCKASKASTPVPLLGRSGLPGELRNNFFCDVACGRGQKADSTFCVTFSGLLCEFNGNRMLDKWVDLQTSMAQSLSLSSERIFCTLPRPHPLGADVASVTQASHLLCSRTDARYPDATAVTYDPVSRWLSCVYADHSVFVWDVADLTRVAKVHSALFHAACVWDLEMVPDVPEEMAASLSPGAFLSCSSDSTIRLWHPDERTGVHSRNILSTDLLKIIYTGASTAALQETENLTKADKPADGQPAESRTGIRTICVSPDGKHLASGDRNGILRVHNLSSMEEILKVEAHDAEILCLEYSKPQTGLQLLATASRDRLIHVLDAASDYGLVQTLDEHSSSITAVRFAANDGKVRLISCGADKSIYFRTAHTSNRGTEFRRSHHTVRKTTLYDMGVDPSCKHVAVGCQDRCIRIFNVSNGKQKKLYKGSLSDDGSLLRVQIDPSGQYVAASCSNKNISIFDFYTGECVATMFGHSEIVTGLRFTNDCKHLISVSGDSCIFVWRLAPELTISMRQKLFHLRQPLKSAAFSAPAPRSLSSDSERDDDDDVTRRHSGDREDDSSNSASADSSHGEDTGGSEEAPEWEPAKLASPTPVVSRRPRRRWSRRKGSLDLKVVSMLDLRQLEPFTPNKPGDARSGTPALAEPAPSPERPDESRFRQPVIRCHWLSSEGVEGSDRVRLGTADDEDDADLQDGYTNDDTAKDSLHRKRQVIGQSQDSCSPDSACSLGYDSRGTSPDGVLDDSADNTSLSLDSSEDEGEEEVTKAEAIRLDEALTGREDFLKRNFETLADACSKAEPSRVPRLSMSSRFLARGHHNRGGPPFSKAQAKEAGGGRTTEVKTPVSPSATQGPKLVTGSAIIPRSQKKTTSGSHLWRFSTPPSRPPPPYRTASLHKSQSAQNLTLASPRSPLPSSDHREWCKRPQYLLLDRDPLKPSSSQVSSPSPGSPQSPRSYMNPTASSMAKSSRSSSVGDGIHPGLDLSPFPKARRSWGDLDVAETSWHTLVAVPPTPSRIPQPKQPLSPRRSVCSEVKGNAFCPGSPIKASSPTVGPACDVTPDTGAAEKNKVTTYESNQAVGPPPEELPLVAEHPLTHPGVPPPTNLSFTSNPFPFLLPPTPPLPFRRHSASRWPPLACVSPSVSPVASWQCRVVDTVTLDACRQAASELRCSLRRTATLYTELLHCPPECGEESRQEMVMVLSEALASAKAELDPLSNGALWGSEAKGQGDKALALLEQYAELLLKSVERKLDGKM is encoded by the exons AGCGGCCACCTTCCCGCCGTGCGACTGTGGGACGTGTCGGAGTGCCGGCTGGTGTCTGAGCTCCAAAAGCACGAGTACGGCGTCTCCTGCGTGGCCTTTTCGCCCGACGGCAAGTACATCGTCAGCGTGGGCAACCAGCACGACATGATGGTCAACGTCTGGGCCTGGAAA AAGGATGTGGTCATAGCCGCCAACAAGGTGTCCAGCAAGGTAACGGGAGTGTCTTTCTCTGAGGACAGCTCCTACTTTGTTACGGTGGGCAACAGACATGTCAAGTTCTGGTATCTGGACCACTGCAAGGCCAGTAAG GCCAGCACCCCGGTGCCTCTGCTGGGCCGTTCGGGTCTACCGGGCGAGCTGAGGAACAACTTCTTCTGCGACGTGGCCTGTGGGCGAGGCCAAAAGGCCGACTCCACCTTCTGCGTCACGTTCTCCGGCCTGCTGTGCGAGTTCAACGGCAACAGGATGCTGGACAAGTGGGTGGAcctgcag ACCAGCATGGCCCAGTCTCTGTCTCTGTCCTCGGAGCGCATCTTCTGCA CGCTGCCTCGGCCGCACCCGCTCGGAGCAGACGTCGCGTCCGTCACCCAAGCCAG TCATTTACTTTGCAGCAGGACGGACGCCCGCTACCCGGACGCCACGGCCGTGACCTATGACCCCGTCAGCCGGTGGCTGAGCTGCGTGTACGCCGACCACAGCGTGTTCGTGTGGGACGTCGCCGACCTCACCCGGGTGGCCAAGGTCCACTCGGCCCTCTTCCACGCAGCCTGTGTCTGGGACCTCGAA ATGGTTCCGGATGTTCCTGAGGAGATGGCGGCGAGTCTGTCGCCCGGCGCCTTCCTCAGCTGCTCGTCCGACAGCACCATCAGACTTTGGCACCCGGACGAACGCACCGGCGTTCATTCTCGGAACATCCTCAGCACC GACCTCCTCAAGATCATCTACACGGGCGCGAGCACGGCCGCCTTGCAGGAAACGGAGAATCTGACCAAAGCGGATAAACCTGCGGACGGACAGCCGGCGGAAAGCAGGACCGGCATCCGCACCATCTGCGTCAGCCCGGACGGGAAACACTTAGCGTCTGGAGACCGAAACGGAATCCTCAG AGTTCACAACCTCAGCAGCATGGAAGAGATTCTGAAAGTGGAAGCTCACGATGCGGAAATCCTCTGCCTGGAGTACAGCAAGCCACAAACAG GTCTGCAGCTTCTGGCCACGGCGAGCAGAGATCGTCTGATTCACGTGCTGGACGCCGCGTCCGACTACGGCCTGGTGCAAACGCTGGACGAGCACTCGTCGTCCATCACGGCCGTACGCTTCGCCG CCAATGACGGCAAAGTGAGGTTGATCAGTTGTGGGGCGGATAAAAGCATCTATTTCCGCACCGCGCACACG AGCAACAGAGGAACAGAGTTCCGGCGTTCTCACCACACGGTGAGGAAGACCACGCTTTACGACATGGGCGTGGACCCCAGCTGCAAGCACGTGGCGGTGGGCTGCCAGGACCGCTGCATCAG GATTTTCAACGTCAGCAATGGCAAACAGAAGAAACTGTACAAGGGATCGCTCAGCGACGACGGCAGCCTGCTCAGG GTTCAGATCGATCCGTCTGGTCAGTACGTGGCTGCCAGCTGCTCCAACAAAAACATCAGCATCTTTGATTTCTACACCGGAGAGTGTGTTGCCACCATGTTTGGACATTCGG AGATCGTGACCGGTCTGAGGTTCACCAACGACTGCAAGCATTTGATCAGCGTGTCAGGCGACAG TTGCATCTTTGTGTGGCGTCTGGCTCCAGAGCTGACCATCAGCATGCGACAGAAGCTCTTTCATCTCCGACAGCCTCTCAAGAGCGCCGCCTTcag CGCTCCCGCCCCGAGGAGCCTCTCCTCAGACAGCGAGcgcgacgatgacgacgacgtgACCCGCCGACACTCCGGCGACCGCGAAGACGACTCCAGCAACAGCGCGTCCGCTGACAGCAGTCACGGCGAAGACACGGGCGGCTCAGAAGAAGCGCCTGAATGGGAACCAGCAAAA ctcgcCTCGCCCACGCCCGTCGTCAgtcgtcgtcctcgtcgtcgCTGGTCTCGTCGTAAAGGCTCTCTGGACCTGAAGGTGGTGTCCATGTTGGACCTGAGGCAGCTGGAGCCCTTCACGCCCAACAAACCTGGCGACGCTCGCAGCGGCACGCCCGCCCTCGCCGAGCCCGCGCCGAGCCCGGAACGTCCCGACGAGAGCCGCTTCCGTCAGCCCGTCATCCGCTGCCATTGGCTGTCGTCTGAAGGCGTGGAGGGTTCTGATAGGGTGAGGCTGGGGACGGCGGACGACGAAGATGACGCCGATCTACAAGACGGGTACACCAA CGATGACACAGCAAAGGATTCACTTCACAGGAAGCGTCAGGTCATCGGCCAGAGCCAAGACAGCTGCAGCCCGGACAGCGCCTGCTCGCTAGGCTACGACAGCCGAGGAACCAGTCCCGATGGCGTCCTGGACG ACTCCGCAGACAACACGTCGCTTAGCCTGGACAGCTCGGAGGACGAAGGCGAAGAAGAGGTAACGAAAGCGGAGGCGATCCGTCTGGACGAGGCTCTGACCGGACGAGAAGATTTCCTCAAGCGGAACTTTGAGACGCTGGCGGACGCCTGCAGCAAAG CGGAGCCGAGCAGGGTCCCGAGGCTCAGCATGTCCTCGCGCTTCCTGGCCAGAGGACATCACAACAG GGGAGGTCCTCCGTTTTCCAAAGCGCAGGCAAAGGAAGCAGGAGGCGGCCGAACCACGGAAGTCAAAACCCCCGTGTCCCCGAGCGCCACCCAGGGGCCAAA GCTCGTCACAGGCTCTGCAATTATCCCCCGATCCCAAAAGAAGACCACGTCAGGGTCCCACCTTTGGAGGTTCTCCACGCCGCCCTCCAGACCGCCGCCGCCCTACAGAACCGCCAGTCTGCACAAGTCCCAGTCCGCCCAGAACCTCACGTTAGCCT CTCCACGTTCTCCGTTGCCCTCTAGTGATCATAGGGAGTGGTGCAAGAGGCCCCAGTATCTCCTCCTGGACCGAGACCCTCTCAAGCCCTCGTCCTCCCAAGTGTCCTCGCCCTCGCCGGGCTCGCCTCAGTCTCCTCGCTCCTACATGAACCCCACGGCCAGCTCCATGGCCAAAAGCAGCCGTTCGTCCTCCGTGGGCGATGGCATCCACCCCGGCCTCGACCTGTCGCCCTTCCCCAAGGCCCGGAGGTCCTGGGGGGATCTGGACGTAGCGGAGACGTCTTGGCACACCCTCGTCGCCGTCCCGCCGACGCCCTCTCGCATACCTCAGCCCAAGCAGCCTCTCAGCCCTCGACGCAGCGTCTGCTCGGAGGTGAAAGGCAACGCCTTTTGTCCAGGAAGTCCAATTAAAGCTTCTTCTCCCACCGTGGGTCCGGCGTGTGATGTCACACCCGACACAG GTGCAGCAGAGAAGAACAAAGTGACCACATATGAAAG TAACCAAGCTGTAGGGCCACCGCCCGAAGAGCTCCCCCTGGTGGCGGAACATCCCCTCACCCATCCAGGTGTTCCTCCTCCTACCAACCTGTCGTTTACTAGCAatccttttccttttcttctacCACctactcctcctcttccttttcGTCGTCACTCCGCCTCGCGCTGGCCGCCGCTGGCTTGCGTGTCGCCGTCCGTGTCACCCGTGGCCTCCTGGCAGTGCCGCGTCG TTGATACCGTCACATTGGACGCGTGCAGGCAGGCTGCGAGTGAGCTCCGTTGCAGTCTGAGGCGAACCGCCACGCTGTACACAGAG CTGCTCCACTGCCCTCCGGAGTGCGGCGAAGAAAGTCGTCAGGAGATGGTGATGGTGTTGTCCGAGGCGTTGGCGTCGGCCAAGGCGGAGCTTGACCCGCTGTCCAATGGCGCCCTCTGGGGCTCGGAGGCCAAAGGTCAGGGCGACAAAGCCCTGGCGCTGTTGGAGCAGTACGCAGAGCTTCTGCTCAAGTCCGTGGAGAGGAAGCTGGACGGCAAGATGTGA